One Streptomyces sp. SAI-135 DNA segment encodes these proteins:
- a CDS encoding ATP-binding protein, whose protein sequence is MASVIPSPSLGTDAAEDHPQGLGAAAGTDLSGSVARRRFRFELAAHPGSPAQARRLTRARLTHWSVCEDTCDSAALVVSELVTNAIVHTASSRVVCELHDNDDLVRIAVRDEGCAPGEPHPSPQRGEEEHGRGLLLVDSLCHAWGAHEHGPGLLVWAELPRKADEPREDAGPRNDLGWGARPKPVPAGEPGQGDEPAEHHRAVPEGGAREHGAGGAGAWA, encoded by the coding sequence GTGGCAAGCGTGATTCCGTCCCCGTCCTTAGGAACAGACGCCGCCGAAGATCACCCCCAGGGTCTCGGTGCCGCCGCGGGAACAGACCTCTCAGGGTCCGTTGCCCGGCGCCGGTTCCGTTTCGAGCTGGCCGCGCATCCGGGTTCTCCCGCGCAGGCCAGACGCCTGACGAGGGCGCGACTCACTCACTGGTCGGTCTGTGAGGACACCTGCGACTCGGCCGCCCTGGTGGTCTCCGAGCTGGTGACCAATGCCATCGTGCACACCGCGAGCAGCCGTGTGGTCTGCGAGCTGCACGACAACGACGACCTGGTGCGGATAGCCGTCCGTGACGAGGGCTGCGCGCCGGGTGAACCCCATCCGTCCCCGCAGCGCGGCGAAGAGGAGCACGGGAGGGGACTGCTCCTCGTCGACTCCCTCTGTCACGCGTGGGGCGCGCACGAGCACGGGCCCGGTCTGCTGGTCTGGGCGGAGCTGCCGCGCAAGGCGGACGAGCCGCGCGAGGACGCCGGACCGCGCAACGACCTGGGCTGGGGGGCCCGCCCGAAGCCGGTTCCCGCCGGGGAGCCGGGGCAGGGGGACGAGCCCGCGGAGCATCACAGGGCGGTGCCCGAGGGCGGAGCGCGCGAGCACGGAGCGGGAGGCGCGGGCGCATGGGCGTGA
- a CDS encoding amidohydrolase: protein MTPSPAGLIISPCTVLTHDDQERVGFAQDAAIVVRDGVVESVTSSARAEGMPAVERIDARGQIALPGLVNCHTHAPMVALRGIAEDLPTEEWFNDVVWPIESNLTETDVALGARLACAEMIRGGVTCFADHYFAMDAVAAVVEECGIRAHLGQAYFSSQGPQGREESLEFALRHRGGAGGRITTALAPHAPYTVDETDLAATASLAREHGLPVHLHASENRDQAEASLARHGVTPIEVLRRTGILDTDVLIAHGSGILDRDLPLLAGARGRTAVATAPRGYLKFAWPTTTPVRALHELGIPVGLATDGAASNNSLDVWESMALTALIQKSTTGDPRWLTSRQALHHASLQSARAVGLGDVVGSIAPGRRADIVLVDLTGPHTQPVHDLAATLVHSARSSDVRTTIVDGRVLMRDRELLTIDVGAVVGELEERMPALLARGHGRRIQHYDT from the coding sequence ATGACGCCTTCTCCCGCAGGTCTCATCATCTCCCCGTGCACGGTGCTCACGCACGACGATCAAGAGCGGGTCGGGTTCGCGCAGGACGCGGCGATCGTCGTACGGGACGGTGTCGTCGAGTCGGTGACGAGCAGCGCGCGGGCCGAGGGGATGCCGGCCGTGGAGCGGATCGACGCGCGCGGGCAGATCGCCCTTCCCGGGCTCGTCAACTGCCACACCCACGCGCCCATGGTCGCCCTGCGCGGGATCGCCGAGGACCTGCCGACCGAGGAGTGGTTCAACGACGTCGTCTGGCCGATCGAGTCCAACCTCACGGAGACGGACGTGGCGTTGGGGGCGCGGCTGGCCTGCGCCGAGATGATCCGGGGCGGGGTCACCTGCTTCGCCGACCACTACTTCGCGATGGACGCCGTCGCCGCCGTGGTCGAGGAGTGCGGCATCCGCGCCCACCTCGGTCAGGCGTACTTCTCCTCCCAGGGGCCCCAAGGGCGGGAGGAGTCACTGGAGTTCGCGTTACGACACCGGGGCGGTGCCGGTGGCCGCATCACCACCGCCCTCGCCCCGCACGCGCCCTACACGGTCGACGAGACCGACCTCGCCGCGACCGCCTCGCTGGCCCGGGAGCACGGCCTGCCCGTCCACCTCCACGCCTCCGAGAACCGCGACCAGGCCGAGGCGAGTCTCGCCCGGCACGGAGTCACGCCCATCGAGGTGCTGCGACGCACCGGGATCCTCGACACGGACGTCCTGATCGCGCACGGCAGCGGCATCCTCGACCGCGATCTGCCGCTCCTCGCGGGTGCCCGTGGCCGTACGGCCGTTGCGACCGCGCCCCGCGGCTACCTCAAGTTCGCCTGGCCCACCACCACGCCGGTCCGGGCCCTGCACGAGCTCGGCATCCCCGTGGGACTCGCCACGGACGGTGCCGCGTCCAACAACTCCCTGGACGTATGGGAGTCGATGGCGCTCACCGCACTGATCCAGAAGTCCACCACCGGCGACCCCCGATGGCTGACGTCCCGACAGGCACTGCACCACGCGAGCCTCCAGAGCGCCCGCGCGGTCGGACTCGGTGACGTAGTCGGCAGCATCGCGCCCGGCCGCCGCGCCGACATCGTCCTGGTCGACCTGACCGGCCCGCACACCCAGCCCGTCCACGACCTCGCCGCGACCCTCGTGCACAGCGCCCGCTCCTCCGACGTCCGTACGACGATCGTCGACGGCCGGGTGCTGATGCGGGACCGGGAGCTGCTGACCATCGATGTGGGCGCCGTCGTAGGGGAGTTGGAGGAGCGCATGCCGGCCCTGCTGGCCCGCGGTCACGGCCGGCGCATCCAGCACTACGACACCTGA
- a CDS encoding PLP-dependent aminotransferase family protein, with protein sequence MAESWVNHAERIGSDLHLELSGPGGRRAALIAALRDAVRSGRLAPGTRLPPYRSLAADLGVARNTVADAYAELVAEGWLTARQGSGTRVAERTLPLRPAARETPALPAAVAPQAPGACPRARGPREAGLRPTRHDLRQGTPDVSAFPRSAWLASYRRALHQAPNDVFGPGDPAGRPELRAALAAYLARVRGVRTEPNRIVVCSGFAHALRLLFGGGGVLRGPLAVEAYGLPFHRELLAAEGVRTVPLALDEHGAHVERLARERAVLLTPAHQFPTGGPLHAERRAAVVDWARARGTVVLEDDYDGEFRYDRKPVGAVQSLDPERVILIGSVSKSLSPAVRLGWMVLPERYVGDVLAAKGEREAWASVLDQLALADLISSGAYDRHVRRMRQRYRGRRDRLVAALAERAPHIEVSGIAAGLHAVLRLPPGTEGSAVEAALGRGVALDGLAEYRHPDTDMPAHDGLVVGYATPSEHAYGAALEALCGALPSGGTRVS encoded by the coding sequence GTGGCGGAATCGTGGGTCAATCACGCGGAGCGGATCGGCTCCGACCTGCACCTGGAGCTCTCCGGTCCGGGCGGCAGACGGGCCGCGCTGATCGCGGCGCTGCGTGACGCCGTGCGCAGCGGGCGGCTCGCCCCGGGCACCCGGCTGCCGCCGTACCGCTCGCTCGCCGCCGACCTCGGGGTCGCCCGCAACACGGTGGCCGACGCCTACGCCGAACTCGTCGCCGAGGGCTGGCTCACCGCGCGCCAGGGCTCCGGCACCCGCGTCGCCGAACGAACCCTGCCCCTCCGCCCCGCCGCGAGAGAGACCCCGGCGCTCCCTGCCGCCGTAGCTCCACAGGCGCCCGGGGCGTGTCCGCGCGCGCGTGGACCCCGCGAGGCGGGGCTCCGGCCCACCCGGCACGACCTGCGCCAGGGCACGCCCGACGTCTCCGCCTTCCCCCGGTCCGCCTGGCTCGCCTCCTACCGCCGGGCCCTGCACCAGGCCCCCAACGACGTCTTCGGCCCCGGCGACCCCGCCGGACGCCCGGAGCTGAGAGCGGCCCTCGCCGCGTACCTCGCACGCGTGCGTGGCGTGCGGACGGAGCCGAACCGGATCGTCGTCTGCTCGGGCTTCGCACACGCCCTGCGTCTGCTCTTCGGGGGCGGAGGGGTCCTGCGCGGCCCCCTTGCCGTCGAGGCGTACGGACTGCCCTTCCATCGGGAACTGCTCGCGGCCGAGGGCGTACGGACCGTGCCGCTCGCCCTCGACGAGCACGGCGCACACGTGGAGCGGTTGGCCCGCGAGCGGGCCGTACTGCTCACGCCGGCGCACCAGTTCCCCACCGGCGGTCCGCTGCACGCCGAGCGGCGGGCCGCGGTCGTCGACTGGGCACGCGCGCGCGGCACGGTGGTCCTGGAGGACGACTACGACGGGGAGTTCCGCTACGACCGCAAGCCCGTCGGCGCCGTGCAGAGCCTCGACCCCGAGCGGGTGATCCTCATCGGCTCGGTCAGCAAGAGCCTGTCCCCCGCGGTGCGGCTGGGATGGATGGTGCTGCCCGAGCGGTACGTCGGCGACGTGCTGGCGGCCAAGGGCGAACGGGAGGCCTGGGCGAGCGTGCTCGACCAGCTGGCCCTCGCCGACCTGATCTCCTCCGGGGCCTACGACCGTCACGTACGGCGGATGCGACAGCGCTACCGGGGCCGCCGGGACCGGCTCGTGGCCGCGCTGGCCGAGCGGGCGCCGCACATCGAGGTGAGCGGGATCGCGGCGGGGCTGCACGCGGTGCTGCGGCTGCCGCCGGGCACCGAGGGCTCCGCCGTCGAGGCCGCGCTGGGGCGAGGGGTCGCCCTGGACGGGCTCGCGGAGTACCGCCACCCGGACACGGACATGCCGGCCCACGACGGTCTGGTCGTCGGGTACGCGACACCGTCCGAGCACGCGTACGGAGCGGCGCTGGAGGCGCTGTGCGGGGCGCTGCCATCGGGCGGGACGCGGGTGTCGTAG
- a CDS encoding ABC transporter ATP-binding protein: MGKRPDAEQPGVSESERLLFGGPLRYDAGWNSHSDAFLELGFRAMVGRLPSLLSGSFRLAWQADPQAARIVLVAEVGRGLTQAVSLLAVNSVLGRLIGGGALEDRLRGAVPALVTMAAVMLVGALLRAASTYATGRLEPKVERVATERYLERAATVELAAIEDHAFHKLLDTAQYGATSARRMISFATRVVNAMISLVAAAGVLTVLHPALLPLLVTMTIPSGWGSLTIARRQYESFHTWVQHVRAGRLLGALLIEPESAPEIRVHGVGPFLLRHYRAMAETAEAEQARLARLAARTGLIAAAWTGLATVATYATLGGLLLGGAMALSVAGTAVIAVRTGSQSLNTLVVEMNALHEEALFVGDLQRLYEEAARWAIPAGGTALPDDPREIRFENVTFAYPGDTTRPALDDVTLTLPLGKIVALVGENGSGKTTLVKLLAGLYAPDRGRILWDGVDAAHADRRLLAERVAMVAQDFKRWPFTARVNVAVGRSSAPLTDERVSGAVAQAGAGDVLADLPRGLDTLLARNFSGGHELSGGQWQRLGIARAAYRRGHILIVDEPTAALDARAELEVFEKIRALAGTGQTVILITHRLASVRHADLVHVLEQGRLVESGTPEELLASGGVYAELYSLQAEQFTANVPAEEAG; encoded by the coding sequence GTGGGGAAACGGCCGGACGCCGAGCAACCCGGAGTCTCCGAGTCGGAGCGGCTGCTCTTCGGGGGGCCGCTGCGGTACGACGCCGGGTGGAACTCGCACTCCGACGCGTTTCTGGAGCTGGGGTTCCGGGCCATGGTGGGGCGGTTGCCGTCGCTGCTGTCGGGGAGTTTCCGGCTGGCCTGGCAGGCCGATCCGCAGGCCGCGCGGATCGTGCTGGTCGCCGAGGTGGGCCGGGGGCTCACCCAGGCCGTGAGCCTGCTCGCCGTCAACAGTGTGCTGGGCCGGCTGATCGGCGGGGGCGCGCTGGAGGACCGGCTGCGGGGTGCCGTGCCCGCGCTGGTGACGATGGCCGCCGTCATGCTGGTGGGCGCGCTGCTGCGGGCGGCGTCCACGTACGCCACGGGACGGCTCGAACCCAAGGTCGAGCGGGTGGCGACCGAGCGGTACCTGGAGCGGGCGGCCACCGTGGAGCTGGCCGCGATCGAGGACCACGCCTTCCACAAGCTGCTGGACACCGCGCAGTACGGCGCCACCTCGGCCCGCCGGATGATCTCCTTCGCGACCCGTGTGGTGAACGCGATGATCTCGCTGGTCGCGGCGGCGGGCGTGCTGACCGTGCTGCACCCCGCGCTGCTGCCGCTGCTGGTCACGATGACGATCCCGAGCGGCTGGGGCTCACTGACGATCGCGCGCCGCCAGTACGAGTCCTTCCACACCTGGGTGCAGCACGTACGGGCCGGCCGGCTGCTCGGCGCCCTGCTGATCGAACCGGAGTCGGCGCCGGAGATCCGGGTCCACGGGGTGGGCCCGTTCCTGCTCAGGCACTACCGCGCCATGGCGGAGACGGCGGAGGCGGAACAGGCACGGCTGGCCCGGCTGGCCGCCCGCACCGGGCTGATCGCGGCGGCCTGGACGGGCCTGGCGACCGTGGCGACGTACGCGACACTCGGCGGGCTGCTGCTGGGGGGCGCGATGGCGCTGTCGGTGGCAGGGACGGCCGTGATCGCCGTGCGCACCGGCTCACAGAGCCTGAACACCCTGGTCGTCGAGATGAACGCGCTGCACGAGGAGGCCCTGTTCGTCGGCGACCTCCAGCGGCTGTACGAGGAGGCCGCCCGGTGGGCGATCCCGGCGGGCGGGACGGCGCTGCCGGACGATCCGCGCGAGATCCGCTTCGAGAACGTCACGTTCGCCTACCCGGGTGACACGACCCGCCCCGCGCTCGACGACGTCACGCTCACCTTGCCGCTCGGCAAGATCGTCGCGCTGGTCGGGGAGAACGGCTCCGGCAAGACCACCCTGGTGAAGCTGCTCGCGGGCCTGTACGCCCCCGACCGGGGCCGCATCCTGTGGGACGGCGTGGACGCGGCCCACGCGGACCGGCGACTGCTCGCCGAACGGGTCGCGATGGTCGCCCAGGACTTCAAGCGCTGGCCGTTCACCGCCCGCGTCAACGTGGCGGTGGGCCGTTCGTCGGCCCCGCTGACCGACGAACGGGTGTCCGGCGCGGTCGCGCAGGCCGGGGCCGGGGACGTGCTGGCCGATCTGCCCCGCGGCCTGGACACCCTGCTGGCCAGGAACTTCAGCGGCGGGCACGAGCTGTCGGGCGGCCAGTGGCAGCGGCTCGGGATCGCCCGGGCCGCCTACCGGCGCGGCCACATCCTGATCGTGGACGAGCCGACGGCAGCCCTGGACGCCCGGGCCGAGCTGGAGGTCTTCGAGAAGATCCGCGCCCTGGCCGGCACCGGCCAGACGGTCATCCTGATCACCCACCGGCTGGCGTCCGTACGCCACGCGGATCTGGTGCACGTCCTGGAACAGGGCCGGCTCGTGGAGTCGGGCACGCCCGAGGAGCTCCTGGCCTCCGGTGGTGTCTACGCGGAGCTGTACTCGCTCCAGGCCGAGCAGTTCACGGCAAACGTGCCCGCCGAGGAGGCGGGCTGA
- a CDS encoding DUF899 domain-containing protein codes for MALPEIVSRDEWRAAREELLVREKAATRARDALNAERRRLPMVEIEEEYVFEGGDGKATLLDLFEGRGQLVVYHFMFAPEWDAGCRSCSAFLDQIGHLAHLRARGTTFAAVSRAPYTKILPFKARMGWTVPWYSSNGGDFNHDFEATLDIEGEPADRPGISCFLRDRDRVFHTYSTFARGLDGLGSTTSLLDLTALGRQEEWEEPKGRASALGAPAGSVRIRYHDEYED; via the coding sequence ATGGCGCTTCCGGAGATCGTCTCGCGGGACGAATGGCGCGCGGCGCGCGAGGAACTGCTGGTCAGGGAGAAGGCGGCCACGCGTGCTCGGGACGCCCTCAACGCCGAGCGGCGCAGACTGCCCATGGTCGAGATCGAGGAGGAGTACGTCTTCGAGGGCGGCGACGGCAAGGCCACCCTGCTCGACCTCTTCGAGGGGCGCGGCCAGCTCGTCGTCTACCACTTCATGTTCGCCCCGGAGTGGGACGCCGGCTGCCGCAGCTGCTCCGCATTCCTGGACCAGATAGGGCATTTGGCCCATCTGAGGGCACGTGGGACGACGTTCGCCGCCGTGTCGAGGGCGCCGTACACGAAGATCCTGCCGTTCAAGGCACGGATGGGATGGACCGTGCCCTGGTACTCGTCGAACGGCGGCGACTTCAACCACGACTTCGAGGCCACCCTGGACATCGAGGGCGAGCCGGCCGACCGGCCCGGCATCAGCTGCTTCCTGCGCGACCGCGACCGGGTCTTCCACACCTACTCGACCTTCGCCCGCGGCCTCGACGGACTCGGCTCGACCACCAGCCTCCTCGATCTCACCGCGCTGGGCCGGCAGGAGGAGTGGGAGGAACCCAAGGGGCGTGCGTCGGCTCTTGGGGCACCTGCGGGCAGTGTGCGCATCAGGTATCACGATGAGTACGAGGACTGA
- a CDS encoding DUF397 domain-containing protein — translation MNRIKPRPSVYNGMPARELGSEGWHKPWSGGNGGNCLEAMKLADGRIAVRQSTDPDGPALIYTTDEMTAFIEGAKAGVADFLLS, via the coding sequence ATGAACCGCATCAAGCCCCGTCCGTCCGTCTACAACGGCATGCCGGCCCGGGAACTGGGGAGCGAAGGCTGGCACAAGCCGTGGAGCGGCGGCAACGGAGGCAACTGCCTGGAGGCGATGAAGCTCGCCGACGGCCGGATCGCCGTGCGCCAGTCCACCGACCCGGACGGGCCGGCGCTGATCTACACCACCGACGAGATGACCGCCTTCATCGAGGGCGCGAAGGCGGGGGTGGCCGACTTCCTGCTCTCCTGA
- a CDS encoding helix-turn-helix transcriptional regulator — translation MSEPRSAPTVGQVVLGRRLLDLRERAGLKREEAARILRVAPATVRRMEMAEVGLKIPYLQLLLKAYGVSDQEAEDFVQLAEDANRPGWWQRFHDVLPGWFSMHVSLEGAAALIREYEPHFVPGLLQTEDYARGVLRSGAIGQTSPEDIERHVALRMERQGLLTRQDAPRLWVVMDETVLRRPVGGPEVMRAQIDKLLEATKLPNVTLQVAPFASGPHPGTYGPFVLFRFAVPELPDMVYSEYLTGAIYLDARIEVATHLEVMDRMAAQAATAHRTKEILRDLRKEL, via the coding sequence GTGAGCGAACCGCGGTCCGCGCCGACGGTCGGCCAGGTCGTCCTCGGTCGGCGCCTGCTGGACCTGCGGGAGCGCGCCGGGCTCAAGCGCGAGGAGGCCGCCCGCATCCTCCGCGTCGCCCCCGCCACCGTCCGCCGCATGGAGATGGCCGAGGTCGGGCTCAAGATCCCCTACCTCCAGCTCCTGCTGAAGGCCTACGGAGTCTCCGACCAGGAGGCCGAGGACTTCGTCCAGCTCGCCGAGGACGCCAACCGTCCCGGCTGGTGGCAGCGCTTCCACGACGTGCTGCCCGGCTGGTTCTCGATGCACGTCAGCCTGGAGGGCGCGGCAGCGCTCATCCGCGAGTACGAGCCGCACTTCGTGCCCGGCCTGCTCCAGACCGAGGACTACGCGCGTGGCGTCCTGCGCTCGGGCGCCATCGGCCAGACCAGCCCCGAGGACATCGAACGCCATGTGGCCCTGCGCATGGAACGCCAGGGACTGCTCACCCGTCAGGACGCGCCCCGGCTGTGGGTGGTCATGGACGAGACCGTGCTGCGCCGCCCCGTGGGCGGCCCGGAGGTGATGCGTGCGCAGATCGACAAACTGCTCGAGGCGACGAAGCTGCCCAACGTGACGCTCCAGGTCGCCCCGTTCGCCAGCGGGCCGCACCCCGGGACGTACGGGCCCTTCGTGCTCTTCCGATTCGCCGTGCCCGAACTTCCGGACATGGTCTACAGCGAGTACCTGACCGGCGCGATCTATCTGGACGCGCGCATCGAGGTGGCGACCCACCTCGAGGTCATGGACCGCATGGCGGCGCAGGCCGCTACGGCACATCGCACGAAGGAGATCCTGCGGGATCTCCGCAAGGAGCTGTGA